A genomic region of Neisseria cinerea contains the following coding sequences:
- a CDS encoding tRNA threonylcarbamoyladenosine dehydratase, which yields MSDTDLTSSRRFGGIARLYGDGALSHFARAHVCVVGVGGVGSWAVEALARTGIGHLTLIDLDNVAESNVNRQLHALTDDFGKAKVTALRERVAQINPECQVFEIEDFVSEDNIETLFDKGFDFVIDAIDQVRVKAAMAAYFVKNRQPFIISGGAGGQKNPALIQTADLSRTTHDPLLANLRYTLRKRYGFSRDTKAKMRVPCVYSTENIVPPQSGEACSADAAPQGLSCAGYGASMLVTASFGLYCTQAAVEHIAGKK from the coding sequence CTCTCACACTTTGCCCGCGCTCACGTTTGCGTGGTCGGCGTAGGCGGAGTCGGCTCTTGGGCCGTCGAAGCTTTGGCAAGGACGGGCATCGGACATTTAACCCTGATTGATTTGGACAATGTCGCCGAATCCAATGTCAACCGCCAGCTGCACGCCCTGACCGACGACTTCGGCAAGGCGAAAGTTACCGCCTTGCGCGAACGCGTCGCCCAAATCAACCCAGAATGCCAAGTATTTGAAATTGAGGATTTTGTCAGCGAAGACAATATCGAAACCCTGTTTGACAAGGGTTTTGATTTCGTCATCGACGCGATCGACCAAGTCCGCGTCAAAGCGGCAATGGCTGCTTATTTTGTGAAAAACCGGCAGCCTTTTATCATCAGCGGCGGCGCAGGCGGACAGAAAAATCCCGCCCTGATTCAAACCGCCGACTTAAGCCGCACCACCCATGACCCTTTGCTTGCCAACCTGCGCTATACCTTACGGAAACGCTACGGATTCAGCCGCGATACGAAAGCAAAAATGCGCGTGCCTTGCGTGTATTCGACCGAAAATATCGTGCCGCCGCAGTCTGGGGAGGCTTGTTCGGCAGATGCCGCACCGCAGGGGTTGTCATGCGCGGGCTACGGTGCAAGCATGCTCGTTACCGCTTCGTTCGGGCTATATTGCACACAGGCGGCGGTGGAACACATCGCAGGCAAAAAATAA
- a CDS encoding segregation and condensation protein A, translating into MPPIPAPSAPSEHTVAWVFGQPVTDLPQDLFIPPDALKVVLGSFQGPLDLLLYLIRKQNIDVLDIPMVKITEQYLHYIAQMEAYQFDLAAEYLLMAAMLVEIKSRLLLPRPEEIEEGEADPRAELVRRLLAYEQMKLAAQELDALPRAGRDFAWTYLPLEIAVEAKLPEVYITDLTQAWLSILSRAKHTRSHEVIKETISVRAQMTAILRRLNGHGICRFHDLFNPEQGVAYVVVNFIALLELAKEGLVGIVQEDGFGEIRISLNHEGAHSDGTIGTETPD; encoded by the coding sequence ATGCCGCCCATCCCTGCCCCATCCGCACCATCCGAGCACACTGTCGCATGGGTATTCGGTCAACCCGTTACCGATTTGCCCCAGGATTTGTTTATTCCGCCCGATGCATTGAAAGTCGTATTGGGCAGCTTCCAAGGCCCTTTGGATCTACTGCTGTATCTGATCCGCAAACAGAATATCGATGTTCTCGATATTCCGATGGTGAAGATTACCGAACAGTATCTGCACTATATTGCCCAAATGGAAGCATATCAGTTTGATTTGGCGGCGGAATACCTGCTTATGGCGGCTATGCTGGTTGAAATCAAATCCCGCCTGCTGCTGCCGCGCCCCGAGGAAATCGAGGAAGGCGAGGCCGACCCGCGTGCCGAGCTGGTGCGCCGCCTGTTGGCTTATGAACAGATGAAGCTGGCGGCACAAGAGTTGGATGCACTCCCTCGTGCGGGCCGGGATTTCGCATGGACGTACCTGCCTCTGGAAATTGCCGTCGAAGCCAAGCTGCCCGAAGTCTATATTACCGACTTGACTCAAGCGTGGCTGAGTATTTTGTCTCGGGCAAAACATACGCGCAGCCACGAAGTGATCAAAGAAACCATCTCCGTGCGAGCGCAAATGACGGCAATCCTGCGCCGTTTGAACGGACACGGAATATGCAGGTTTCACGATCTGTTCAATCCCGAACAGGGTGTAGCTTACGTGGTCGTTAACTTCATCGCACTGTTGGAGCTTGCCAAAGAAGGATTGGTCGGAATCGTACAGGAAGACGGTTTCGGAGAAATCCGAATCAGCCTCAATCATGAAGGGGCGCATTCAGACGGCACGATCGGGACAGAAACACCGGATTGA
- the brnQ gene encoding branched-chain amino acid transport system II carrier protein — translation MMTSKQNQASLWAVGLMLFALFFGAGNLIYPAYLGQQAGENWLISMPGFLLTGAGLPLLGVIAIGYSGSRDVEALASRVAPWYGIAFAASLYLAIGPLFAMPRTATVSFEIAVLPLIGNLSPNMAQAVFSLFFFGLTYWLSMSPGKLVDRIGKILTPALLLTIAVLVGYAALNPIGAPLAAQGDFAVRPMIKGILEGYGTMDALASLVFAIIVIDAVRAMGVDNRSDLLKTTAISGLMAAGCLAAVYLLIGYMGATSVAGIGLQENGALVLSKSAQYYFGLGGNLLLGVIVLLACLTTAVGLVTSCAEYFNRLCPGISYKTFVIINTLVSIVLANKGLSAILQISVPILMLLYPLTIVLILLALTDRLFGSSRIVYFCTMMPALAVGLLDAYKTAFGFSETAAKAIDKALPLYSIGLGWIIPSLTCFALGCLLNAAVRKKS, via the coding sequence ATGATGACAAGCAAACAAAACCAAGCCTCATTATGGGCGGTCGGACTCATGCTGTTTGCCCTGTTTTTCGGCGCAGGCAACCTCATCTATCCAGCGTATCTCGGCCAACAGGCAGGAGAAAACTGGCTGATTTCTATGCCCGGCTTCCTATTGACCGGTGCTGGCTTGCCGCTATTGGGCGTAATCGCCATCGGCTACTCGGGTTCCCGTGATGTCGAAGCACTCGCCTCGCGTGTCGCGCCCTGGTACGGCATAGCGTTTGCCGCCTCCCTCTACCTTGCTATCGGCCCACTGTTCGCCATGCCTCGGACGGCGACGGTTTCCTTTGAAATCGCCGTTTTACCGTTGATCGGCAATCTTTCCCCGAATATGGCTCAGGCAGTATTCAGCCTGTTTTTTTTCGGGCTGACTTACTGGCTTTCGATGTCTCCGGGCAAATTGGTTGACCGCATCGGAAAAATCCTGACGCCCGCACTCCTGCTGACCATCGCCGTATTGGTCGGTTATGCCGCACTCAACCCCATCGGCGCACCGCTTGCCGCACAAGGTGATTTTGCCGTCCGCCCGATGATTAAAGGCATTTTGGAAGGCTACGGCACGATGGACGCCCTCGCCTCGCTCGTCTTTGCCATTATCGTTATCGACGCCGTCCGCGCCATGGGTGTCGACAACCGTTCGGACCTGCTGAAAACCACCGCCATATCAGGCCTGATGGCTGCAGGCTGCCTTGCTGCGGTTTACCTGCTGATAGGCTATATGGGGGCGACCAGTGTGGCGGGAATCGGTTTGCAGGAAAACGGTGCGCTGGTATTGTCGAAATCGGCACAATACTATTTCGGACTGGGCGGCAACCTGCTGCTGGGCGTTATCGTACTGCTTGCCTGCCTGACCACCGCTGTCGGCCTGGTTACCTCATGCGCCGAATATTTCAACCGCCTCTGTCCGGGCATTTCCTACAAAACCTTCGTCATCATCAATACGCTGGTTTCCATTGTCTTGGCAAACAAGGGTCTGTCAGCCATCCTGCAGATTTCCGTCCCCATACTCATGCTGCTTTATCCGCTGACCATCGTACTCATCCTGCTGGCACTGACCGACAGGCTGTTCGGCAGCAGCCGCATCGTCTATTTCTGCACCATGATGCCTGCACTGGCGGTCGGCCTGCTCGATGCATACAAAACCGCCTTCGGTTTCAGCGAAACGGCAGCAAAAGCCATCGACAAAGCCCTTCCCCTATACAGCATAGGACTGGGTTGGATTATTCCCTCTTTAACCTGCTTTGCCTTAGGCTGCCTGCTCAATGCGGCCGTAAGGAAAAAATCCTGA
- the pncB gene encoding nicotinate phosphoribosyltransferase, which produces MTGIIHSLLDTDLYKFTMLQVVLHQFPQTHSLYEFRCRNASTPYPLADIKEDLEKELDSLCQLRFTHDELGYLRSLRFIKSDFVDYLELFQLQRRFVEVGTDAEGRLNIRIEGPMIQAMFFEIFILAIVNELYFRRLETPAVIEEGERRLQAKAARLKEIAATQNPDDPPFLISDFGTRRRYNLPWQEHVIRTLLEAAPGIVRGTSNVYLAKKLGITPIGTMAHEFLQAFQALDVQLRNFQKAALESWVHEYRGDLGIALTDVVGMDAFLRDFDLYFAKLFDGLRHDSGDPYEWGDKAYTHYKKLKIDSRTKMLTFSDGLDIDRSWALHQYFKDRFKTSFGIGTNLTNDMGHTPLNIVLKLVECNGQSVAKLSDSPGKTMTNNNTFLAYLRQVFGVPAVQTS; this is translated from the coding sequence ATGACAGGCATCATACATTCACTTCTTGACACCGACCTCTACAAATTCACTATGCTGCAAGTAGTTCTGCACCAGTTTCCGCAGACACACAGCCTTTACGAATTCCGATGCCGCAATGCCTCAACTCCCTATCCGCTTGCCGATATCAAGGAAGACTTGGAAAAGGAACTTGACTCACTCTGCCAACTGCGCTTCACCCATGACGAACTCGGCTACCTCCGCAGCCTGCGTTTCATTAAAAGCGATTTCGTCGACTATCTCGAACTCTTCCAGCTCCAGCGCCGCTTTGTCGAAGTCGGCACCGATGCCGAAGGCCGTCTGAACATCCGTATCGAAGGCCCCATGATTCAAGCGATGTTCTTTGAAATCTTCATCCTTGCCATCGTCAATGAACTTTACTTCCGCCGCCTGGAAACCCCTGCAGTCATAGAAGAAGGCGAACGCCGGCTTCAAGCCAAAGCCGCGCGTCTGAAAGAAATAGCCGCCACACAGAATCCGGACGATCCGCCCTTCCTGATTTCCGACTTCGGCACACGCCGCCGCTACAACCTCCCATGGCAGGAACACGTCATACGCACCCTGCTTGAAGCCGCCCCCGGCATCGTACGCGGGACCAGCAACGTTTATCTCGCCAAAAAACTCGGCATTACCCCCATCGGCACCATGGCGCACGAGTTCCTGCAGGCATTCCAGGCCCTCGACGTACAATTGCGGAATTTCCAAAAAGCCGCGCTCGAAAGCTGGGTACACGAATACCGCGGCGACCTCGGTATCGCATTGACCGACGTGGTCGGCATGGATGCCTTCCTGCGCGATTTCGACCTTTATTTCGCCAAGCTCTTCGACGGTTTGCGGCATGATAGCGGAGACCCCTACGAATGGGGGGACAAAGCCTACACGCACTATAAAAAACTCAAAATCGACAGCCGGACTAAAATGCTGACCTTCTCCGACGGACTGGATATCGACCGATCTTGGGCTTTGCACCAATATTTCAAAGACCGCTTCAAAACCAGTTTCGGCATAGGCACCAACCTGACCAACGATATGGGACATACGCCTTTGAATATCGTGTTGAAACTGGTCGAATGCAACGGTCAGTCCGTCGCCAAGCTCTCCGATTCCCCCGGAAAAACCATGACCAACAACAATACCTTCCTTGCCTACCTGAGGCAGGTATTCGGTGTTCCCGCCGTACAAACATCCTAG
- the argS gene encoding arginine--tRNA ligase translates to MNLHQTVEHEAAAAFAAAGIADSPIVLQPTKNAEHGDFQINGVMGAAKKAKQNPRELAQKVAEALADNAVIESAEVAGPGFINLRLRPDFLAQNIHAALNDARFGIAKTDKPQTVVIDYSSPNLAKEMHVGHLRSSIIGDSISRVLEFMGNTVVRQNHVGDWGTQFGMLVAYLVEQQKGNAAFELADLEQFYRAAKVRFDEDPAFADTAREYVVKLQGGDETVLALWKQFVDISLSHAQAVYDTLGLKLRPEDVAGESKYNDDLQTVVDDLVQKGLAVEDDGAKVVFLEEFKNKEGEPAAFIVQKQGGGFLYASTDLACLRYRIGRLKADRLLYVVDHRQALHFEQLFTTSRKAGYLPEEVKAEFIGFGTMMGKDGKPFKTRSGDTVKLVDLLTEAVERATALVKEKNPELGADEAAKIGKTVGIGAVKYADLSKNRTSDYVFDWDAMLSFEGNTAPYLQYAYTRVQSVFRKAGEWDATAPTVLTEPLEKQLAAELLKFEDVLQSVADTAYPHYLAAYLYQIATLFSRFYEACPILKAEGATRNSRLQLAKLTGDTLKQGLELLGIDVLDVM, encoded by the coding sequence ATGAACCTACACCAAACCGTCGAACACGAAGCCGCCGCCGCCTTTGCCGCCGCAGGCATCGCCGACAGCCCTATTGTTTTGCAGCCGACCAAAAACGCCGAACACGGCGATTTCCAAATCAACGGCGTGATGGGTGCGGCGAAAAAAGCCAAACAAAATCCGCGCGAATTGGCGCAAAAAGTGGCCGAAGCATTGGCGGACAACGCCGTGATTGAAAGCGCGGAAGTAGCCGGCCCGGGCTTCATCAACCTGCGCCTGCGTCCTGACTTCCTCGCTCAGAACATTCATGCTGCCTTAAACGACGCGCGTTTCGGCATAGCGAAAACCGACAAACCGCAAACCGTCGTCATCGACTATTCCTCACCCAATCTGGCGAAGGAAATGCACGTCGGCCACCTGCGTTCCAGCATCATCGGCGACAGCATTTCGCGCGTGTTGGAATTTATGGGCAACACCGTCGTCCGCCAAAACCACGTCGGCGACTGGGGTACGCAGTTCGGCATGTTGGTCGCTTATTTGGTCGAGCAGCAAAAAGGCAATGCCGCGTTCGAGCTGGCGGATTTGGAGCAATTTTACCGCGCCGCCAAAGTGCGCTTTGACGAAGACCCCGCCTTTGCCGACACCGCGCGCGAATACGTTGTGAAGCTGCAAGGCGGCGATGAAACCGTATTGGCATTGTGGAAACAGTTTGTCGATATTTCGCTCTCGCACGCCCAAGCCGTTTACGACACGCTGGGCTTGAAACTGCGCCCTGAAGACGTGGCGGGCGAATCGAAATACAACGACGATTTGCAAACCGTGGTCGATGATTTGGTTCAAAAAGGTCTAGCGGTCGAAGACGACGGCGCGAAAGTCGTGTTCTTGGAGGAATTCAAAAACAAAGAAGGCGAACCCGCCGCATTTATCGTGCAAAAACAAGGCGGCGGGTTCCTCTACGCCTCCACCGATTTGGCGTGTCTGCGCTACCGCATAGGCCGTCTGAAAGCCGACCGCCTGCTGTACGTCGTCGACCACCGCCAAGCCCTGCACTTCGAACAACTTTTCACCACTTCACGCAAAGCAGGCTATCTGCCGGAAGAGGTAAAAGCCGAGTTTATCGGCTTCGGCACCATGATGGGCAAAGACGGCAAACCGTTCAAAACGCGCAGCGGCGACACCGTGAAACTGGTTGATCTGCTGACCGAAGCCGTCGAACGCGCCACCGCTTTGGTGAAAGAGAAAAATCCCGAATTGGGCGCGGACGAAGCCGCCAAAATCGGCAAAACCGTCGGCATCGGCGCGGTCAAATACGCCGATTTGAGCAAAAACCGTACCAGCGATTATGTGTTCGACTGGGACGCCATGCTCTCGTTTGAAGGCAACACCGCCCCTTACCTGCAATACGCCTACACCCGCGTGCAAAGCGTGTTCCGCAAAGCCGGCGAATGGGACGCAACTGCGCCAACCGTTTTGACCGAACCGCTGGAAAAACAGCTTGCCGCCGAGCTGCTGAAATTCGAAGACGTGCTGCAAAGTGTGGCGGACACGGCGTATCCGCACTATCTCGCTGCCTACCTCTATCAAATCGCTACCTTGTTCAGCCGCTTCTACGAAGCCTGCCCGATACTCAAAGCCGAAGGCGCAACCCGCAACAGCCGTCTGCAACTGGCGAAACTCACCGGCGATACGCTGAAACAAGGCCTGGAATTGTTAGGCATTGATGTGTTGGATGTCATGTAA
- a CDS encoding amino acid ABC transporter permease, with product MDFRFDIIYEYRWMFLYGALTTLGLTVVATSGGSVLGLLLALARLIHLEKAGAPMRALAWVLRKFSLLYVTLFRGTPLFVQIVIWAYVWFPFFVHPSDGILVNGEAAIELRRGYGPLIAGSLALVANSGAYICEIFRAGIQSIDKGQMEAARSLGMTYPQAMRYVILPQALRRMLPPLASEFITLLKDSSLLSVIAVAELAYVQNTITGRYSVYEEPLYTVALIYLLMTTFLGWIFLRLENRYNPQHR from the coding sequence ATGGATTTTCGTTTTGATATTATTTACGAATACCGCTGGATGTTCCTTTATGGCGCACTGACGACACTGGGGCTGACGGTCGTGGCGACCTCGGGCGGTTCGGTATTGGGGTTGCTTTTGGCGTTGGCGCGCCTGATTCACTTGGAAAAAGCCGGTGCGCCGATGCGTGCTCTGGCATGGGTGCTGCGTAAGTTTTCCCTGTTGTACGTTACCTTGTTCCGCGGTACGCCGCTGTTTGTTCAAATTGTGATCTGGGCGTATGTGTGGTTTCCGTTTTTCGTCCACCCTTCAGACGGCATTTTGGTCAATGGGGAAGCGGCAATCGAGCTGCGTCGGGGATATGGTCCTTTGATTGCCGGTTCGTTGGCTCTGGTTGCCAACTCTGGAGCATATATTTGTGAAATTTTCCGTGCCGGCATCCAGTCTATCGACAAAGGGCAGATGGAGGCTGCGCGTTCTTTGGGTATGACCTATCCGCAAGCCATGCGCTATGTGATTCTGCCGCAGGCATTGCGCCGTATGCTGCCGCCTTTGGCAAGCGAATTTATCACATTGCTGAAAGACAGTTCCCTGTTGTCGGTGATTGCTGTGGCGGAGTTGGCCTATGTTCAGAATACGATTACGGGCCGATACTCGGTTTATGAAGAACCGCTTTATACCGTCGCCCTGATTTATCTTCTGATGACGACTTTCTTAGGCTGGATATTCCTGCGTTTGGAAAACCGTTACAATCCGCAACACCGTTGA
- a CDS encoding thermonuclease family protein: MQIRKIMKWLPVVLSLLGALGYTGYDSEPVRTAIAVLNEAGVQEGADWSGTPEHRQTSAKSGRSYKGTVSKVYDGDTLHVIDVNGAKHKIRMAYIDAPEMKQAYGTRSRDNLRTAAEGRKVSVRVFETDRYQREVAQVSAGKTDLNLMQVEDGAAWHYESYARKQQDKADFADYADAQNRAKKDRKGLWKDKKPQAPWAYRKAERNGGSNRDWADTVGEWLGIR, translated from the coding sequence ATGCAGATTAGAAAAATCATGAAATGGCTTCCCGTCGTCTTGTCTCTTTTAGGTGCTTTGGGTTATACGGGGTACGACAGCGAACCGGTGCGAACCGCCATCGCCGTACTCAACGAAGCGGGTGTGCAGGAAGGTGCGGATTGGAGCGGAACGCCGGAGCACCGTCAGACATCGGCAAAATCCGGGCGCAGCTACAAAGGTACGGTGTCTAAAGTCTATGACGGCGACACCCTGCACGTTATCGATGTTAACGGCGCAAAGCACAAAATCCGTATGGCGTATATCGATGCGCCGGAGATGAAACAGGCTTACGGTACACGTTCGCGCGATAATCTGAGGACGGCGGCGGAGGGCAGGAAAGTCAGCGTACGCGTGTTTGAAACCGACCGCTATCAGCGCGAAGTGGCGCAGGTATCCGCCGGCAAAACCGATTTGAACCTGATGCAGGTTGAGGACGGTGCGGCATGGCATTACGAAAGCTATGCCAGGAAACAGCAGGATAAGGCAGATTTTGCCGATTATGCGGATGCACAGAATCGGGCAAAAAAAGACCGTAAAGGTTTATGGAAAGACAAAAAGCCGCAGGCCCCGTGGGCATACCGTAAAGCAGAGAGAAACGGCGGAAGCAACAGGGACTGGGCAGATACCGTGGGCGAATGGTTGGGAATCCGGTAA
- the rpiA gene encoding ribose-5-phosphate isomerase RpiA — protein MATQDELKRIAAEKAVEFVPENEYIGIGTGSTINFFIEALGKSGKKIKGAVSTSKKSSELLARYDIPVVSLNEVSGLAVYIDGADEVNHALQMIKGGGGAHLNEKIVASASEKFVCIADESKYVSRLGKFPLPVEVVESARSLVSRRLLAMGGQPELRIGYTTFYGNQIVDVHGLNIDQPLTMEDEINKITGVLENGIFARDAADVLILGTAAGAKVIYPCQG, from the coding sequence ATGGCAACACAAGACGAACTCAAGCGCATTGCAGCGGAAAAGGCAGTCGAATTCGTACCCGAAAACGAATATATCGGCATCGGTACCGGTTCGACCATCAATTTCTTCATCGAAGCCTTGGGTAAGAGCGGCAAAAAAATCAAAGGCGCGGTATCTACTTCCAAAAAATCCAGCGAACTGCTTGCCCGGTACGACATTCCTGTCGTTTCTTTGAACGAAGTGTCCGGTTTGGCGGTCTATATCGACGGTGCGGACGAAGTCAACCATGCCCTGCAAATGATTAAAGGGGGCGGCGGTGCGCACCTCAACGAGAAAATTGTCGCCAGCGCATCAGAAAAATTCGTCTGCATTGCGGATGAAAGCAAATATGTTTCACGTTTGGGCAAATTCCCTCTGCCTGTGGAAGTCGTCGAAAGCGCGCGTTCGCTCGTGTCACGCCGCCTGCTTGCCATGGGCGGGCAGCCCGAACTACGTATCGGCTATACCACTTTCTACGGTAACCAAATTGTCGATGTCCACGGTTTGAATATCGATCAGCCGCTGACGATGGAAGATGAAATCAACAAAATCACCGGCGTACTCGAAAACGGAATATTCGCCCGCGATGCCGCCGACGTGTTGATTTTGGGGACGGCAGCAGGTGCGAAAGTCATTTATCCCTGCCAAGGGTAA
- the ispF gene encoding 2-C-methyl-D-erythritol 2,4-cyclodiphosphate synthase — MTNIRIGQGYDVHQLTEGRDLILGGVKIPFEKGLLGHSDADALLHAVTDALLGAAGLGDIGSHFPDTASEFKDADSRALLREAYRSVEVKGWRVVNVDTTVIAQKPKLAPHIPQMRANIAADLGIDVSCVNIKGKTNEKLGYLGRMEGIEAQAAVLLAHI; from the coding sequence ATGACGAATATCCGTATCGGGCAGGGTTATGATGTCCATCAGTTGACAGAGGGCAGGGATTTGATACTCGGAGGCGTGAAGATTCCGTTTGAGAAAGGGTTGCTCGGACATTCCGATGCCGATGCGCTGTTGCACGCCGTTACCGACGCGCTGCTCGGTGCGGCAGGTTTAGGCGATATCGGCAGCCATTTCCCCGATACCGCCTCAGAGTTTAAAGATGCGGACAGCCGCGCCCTGCTGCGCGAGGCCTATCGGAGCGTTGAAGTTAAGGGGTGGCGTGTCGTCAATGTCGATACGACCGTGATTGCACAGAAACCCAAACTCGCGCCGCACATCCCTCAAATGCGGGCAAACATCGCCGCCGATTTGGGCATAGATGTTTCATGTGTCAACATTAAAGGGAAAACCAACGAAAAACTCGGTTATCTCGGGCGCATGGAAGGCATAGAGGCGCAGGCGGCGGTATTGCTGGCGCATATTTGA
- the ispD gene encoding 2-C-methyl-D-erythritol 4-phosphate cytidylyltransferase: protein MKRKNIALIPAAGVGLRFGAGKPKQYVEIGGKTVLEHTVCIFQNHPSIDMTVVVVSQEDVLADGFQTAFAGVQVWKIGGRTRAETVRNGVAKLLETGLASADDNILVHDAARCCLPSEALTRLIVQAGNVEQGGILAVPVADTLKRADGGNISATVERTGLWQAQTPQLFRAGLLYLALTAENSDGVTDEASAVEKLGIRPLLVQGDVCNLKLTQPQDERLVRLLLNTV, encoded by the coding sequence ATGAAGCGCAAAAATATCGCGCTGATTCCCGCTGCGGGCGTCGGTTTGCGTTTTGGTGCCGGCAAGCCTAAGCAATATGTCGAAATCGGTGGAAAAACGGTTCTGGAGCATACGGTTTGCATTTTTCAAAATCATCCGTCCATCGATATGACGGTTGTCGTCGTATCGCAGGAAGATGTTCTTGCCGATGGTTTTCAGACGGCATTTGCCGGTGTGCAAGTCTGGAAAATCGGAGGGCGGACACGTGCCGAAACCGTCCGAAACGGTGTGGCAAAACTGTTGGAAACCGGCTTGGCATCGGCGGATGACAATATTTTGGTGCATGATGCCGCGCGTTGCTGCCTGCCGTCTGAAGCATTGACGCGCCTGATCGTGCAGGCGGGCAATGTGGAACAGGGCGGAATTTTGGCGGTTCCCGTTGCAGATACGCTCAAGCGTGCGGACGGTGGGAATATTAGTGCAACCGTCGAGCGGACGGGCCTTTGGCAGGCGCAAACGCCCCAGCTTTTCCGTGCCGGGCTGCTGTACCTCGCATTGACTGCGGAAAACTCGGATGGCGTTACCGATGAAGCATCTGCCGTAGAAAAATTGGGCATCCGGCCTTTGCTGGTGCAGGGCGATGTATGCAACTTAAAGCTGACGCAGCCTCAGGACGAGCGGCTGGTCAGACTGCTGCTCAATACCGTCTGA
- the dnaQ gene encoding DNA polymerase III subunit epsilon, producing MIKRQIILDTETTGLYADGGDRLVEFAGLEMVNRQMTDKNLHLYVHPERDMPEEAARVHGLTIEVLEGKKAPPFAQVGRQIADFLRGAELIIHNAKFDVGFLNMEFRRMGLPTVEELGCTVTDTLSMAREMFPGQKASLDALCNRFSVDRSKRVLHGALIDCELLGEVYLAMTRQQFDLMGEAEEEGPAAKPVASAEMKLGAKLKVIKADEAELAAHEEYLDGLGESCIWRKEAVPSENGGENA from the coding sequence ATGATTAAACGACAGATTATCCTCGATACCGAAACCACCGGTCTGTATGCAGACGGCGGCGACCGCTTGGTCGAGTTTGCCGGTTTGGAAATGGTCAACCGTCAGATGACCGACAAAAACCTGCACCTCTATGTCCATCCCGAGCGCGATATGCCTGAAGAGGCGGCGAGGGTGCACGGTCTGACGATAGAGGTTTTGGAAGGGAAAAAAGCACCGCCTTTTGCCCAGGTTGGCAGGCAGATTGCCGATTTCCTGCGCGGTGCGGAGTTGATTATCCACAATGCGAAATTCGACGTGGGCTTCCTTAATATGGAGTTTCGCCGGATGGGTCTGCCGACTGTCGAGGAACTCGGCTGTACCGTTACTGATACTTTGTCAATGGCGCGCGAGATGTTTCCGGGGCAGAAGGCCAGTCTGGATGCTTTGTGCAACCGTTTTTCCGTCGACCGCAGCAAGCGCGTCCTGCACGGCGCACTGATTGACTGCGAGCTTTTGGGCGAGGTCTATCTTGCCATGACACGCCAGCAGTTCGACTTGATGGGGGAGGCAGAGGAGGAAGGGCCGGCAGCCAAACCTGTTGCATCTGCTGAAATGAAACTCGGTGCCAAACTGAAAGTGATTAAGGCGGATGAAGCCGAACTGGCTGCACATGAAGAATATCTCGACGGCTTGGGAGAATCCTGTATTTGGCGTAAGGAAGCCGTGCCGTCTGAAAACGGCGGGGAAAACGCATGA